Within Brachyhypopomus gauderio isolate BG-103 chromosome 4, BGAUD_0.2, whole genome shotgun sequence, the genomic segment AACACAGTGACTTGAGGTGCAGTCATAGTAGGCCAGCACCCACAGACAGTTAGAGGCCATAAAACGGTCAGGAAAGTCCAGGACCACATAGAGCGTGGCATTTGAAGCAGGAGTGAATCTGCATTTGAGGAAAATAACTGCAATTATGTGAAGAAGTAAGTCTAAATTGAGACGCCCAGGGGTCTGTAGTGGCAGGAAGATCAGAGCCGAATAAATACCACAGCTCTGATAACACGAGGGCGGGCACCCCAGCGGCCTCTCCGCGGAAACGAGCTCGTACGTCGCACCACGAGATGGACAACCTTGGGGATATGGGTAACAGAAGCAGGCGAGCGAGCCGCACTGGTGGAAATGATGGGAAACGGCACAGACAGAATGCGCTGGGCGATGAAAATGATGACAGACGGCCTGATCCGTCCTGCATGCTCTGGATTTCGGACAGTGTTGGATGTACTATGATTGTTGATTATGATTGTTGATATGTTGATTACATTTCCTATTGCATGTCCATGTGGCCAAAAATTACATAGAGATATTTTTTTGCTGACAACAAAGGTGAAAGATACAATGGCGGGGAATTTCATAGCGCTCAGTACAAAACTGATTAACCCTCTCATATAAGAGGTGAAAATGTGCAAGATTCATAGTACTTAATAAATGTTGTAGCATCGCTGACTCCAGCATGAAGGACTCCAGCGAGTTCATGAATGGTGAGAGCTTCAGCTGTCTGTCCATATAGGAAATACTGAACAGACTGCATCATACCTCTGAACCTCTTTAACCTCAATTCAAATGGTTCATGTTTAGACGTGGTCATGTAACAGATACTTACAGATGCACGATCTCTGGACTGTCTCACTGCACTGAGGGGCTGACGTCCATCTGCTGACactggagagaaagagggggatataaagagagagagagagagagagactgggattGTGAGTATTTATTCTTTAAAGGTTTATAGAAACAACTGTGAGAAATGAAGGACATGCAGACAAATGCACAAACATTTGCTCCCTTTCATCAAACGCTCAACAAGTAATATCCACAGCATACATACAGGATTCATACAGCATACATACAGGATTCATACAGCATACATACAGGATTCATACAGCATACATACAGGATTCATACAGCATTCGTTCAGCAAATTTACAACAAAGACGGTGCACTGCAAGTGTATTTTAAAGCATAAACTATAGCTTCAGTTATTGTGAATCTCCTTTGTAACTGTAAGACAGTAGCCTTGATGCTTGATGCTTAGTTCAACCCACAACTGACAGAAGCTGCCTTGAGGTTTTCTGGTGTAGTATTATCCAGACTTTAAAAACTGCTTTCATTACATAAGGAGGGTTTGCTGTAACTTCTAATTGGGCCTCTGCAGCAACTTACTAGATTTTAAACATACATTCAAACTCAATTtccagagagagggtgggggcctctttctctttcctctgatcctccctttctctctttctctctctctctctgattctcACTTTCCGTGCAAGGCCATATTATTTCTTAGCAGGCCTATAACTTTAAAGCAGCAGTTGCCTGGCAACCACTGCAGATATACTACCGATCTAACAAGCTTCTTCAGCATATGAACTGCTACCCACAGTGGAAGCCCATGTTTCTATAGAGAAATACATCCTACCGCAACTCACCCATCACAGTCACACTTCAGCGATGTCACAGTCATACACATTAGTCCAAGAGGCAGCACGTGCTTAGTGATTAAAAACACAAAGGAACTTCACAGTGTGATCACGGTTCATTGCCAAACGTAGGGATGAGAAGCGGAGATGAACGTGGAGACCAAAGTGGAGAAAGCAAAACGACAGATCGATAAGCTGGAAGAGAAATTCACTGAGCACAGACAGCAACACTGAAGCACATTTCAAAATCAACACAACACTTCACTTAAAGAAGAATCAAGATCTATGAGCAAAACAACTACAAAACAATAatggcaataaaaaaaaaaaacaaaacaaaagaaacaaaccATGAAGCACATGGACAAACATAACTCCTAAAATGGCATGCCAATGTACACGTCTGCCAGCCACACTGCATGAAGCAGCCTCCCTGTCTGATCACCTGTGGGTTTCCGTTTAGCCCAGACGTGGTGTTGAGGAGGCCTAGCGTGTCTTACGGCGGGCTTTAAAACACTCTTCCGTGAGGGAGAGCGGCTCTGAATGTCAGATTTTTTTGTGAGCTCAACCTTCTTAATCACAGCTATAAAAGGGAAacagagagtgagtgaaagagGTAGCACCAGGACCCAGGACCTAAGACCCAGAATCCAGGACCCAGGACCTACAATTCAGGATCCAGGATCCCGGACCCAGGACCCAGGATGTTAGATCATTCATACATGCCTCTTGAAATAACGAATAGTGCACCTACTCAAAGTGGGTCACAAACTtattcaaacaaaaaaaatcgaATAACAGATAAATTTTTTTGTATGTACATAATTTGCTATTTGGTCAAGAATATTACAATAATCTTACATAATGTAATACAATTCTGGTAAATACTTTGCCAAAGTTAACAGTCATTCCTGCATCAGAAAccttttttcttctttgtctCCTCCCTCTGGATGGGCACTGGCTCCTTGCAGGCAGGTTTACGTTCAGGGGTGGAGATGCGACCCTTGACCCTGCCACTCTTAGACTTCTGCTTGACTTGCTTCTCAGTGGGAAGCTTCTTGGCGGGGCTGAACGTCCTCGGGAGCGGCTCAATCCTCTCTGTTGCCAAGCTTTTATCATCGTCCGCTGAGATTAAAAGGTAAATGGATGAAACTCAGATTACGAGTGAAATTAGACAAGAGCTGACAGAAATCACACAGCTGTAAGAAATTAAAATGCTTATATTTATGATGAACAATCAGCTGAATTCTTTGCATCATAATAAAATCTGGTCATACTTTAATTGTAACAGAAATGTGATTATTTTAAACCTATtcctgtttctgcttttaaatgctaaataaagaaaataaatagaAAGAAAATACTAGTCACCTTGTGTGTCCACCCAGGAACTGTCCAAGATGGAGTCGTCCATGGTGGTCTCATCTTTGTAGTCATCGTAGCTCTCAGTAACTCCCTCACTTTCTGGCACTTCCTTCGGAAGGCACACAGGAGCTTGCACAGATTCTGGGACATCTGGAACCTCGTCAAGGCTAGCAGCTTCTAGCTCTACTTCCTGGGCCATTTCCACTgactcttcttcctcttcttcctcttggaGTAGCTGAGGGGGCTCCTCCTCAGGAGGAGCAGAGAATCGTACACTGTGACTAGGTTCCTCTCGCTCATCGATGGTCTGCACCACCGTGATGAAGTCATCTTCCACGGTCACTACAGACTCGATGGCCGCTCGAGGTTCTGCGGTCTCCTCTACTGCTGCCTCGGCCCCTTGAACCTCCTCTTGCTCTTTTTCCTCCACTTCAGTCCTAGTCATCTCTGCTTCAGCCTGCTTTGATTCGGCCTTTTCTGCGGCAACCTTTTCTGTTTGAACCAACTCGGTTTCAACCTTTCCTGTTTCAACCTGCTGTGTTTCAGCCTTTTCCAGTTCAACCGTCCCTGTTTCAGGTGTCTCGATCTCAAGCCTGTCTGTTGCAGCCTCCCCTGTTTCAAGCTTCTCTGTTTCGGGCTTTTCCATTTCAATGGTGTCTTTTTCAGTCCCCATTATCTCGGTCTCAGGCATAATCTCTGGCACCAAGTCATCAGGCTTAAGTGGTTTTGCTTCCTCCATGAGTTCCTCAGGCTCCTCAGCTAGTTCTATTTCATCTTCCATATATTGTGCCTCAGGCTTCTCAGCCTTCACAAGATCTGACTGCACCAGGTCCTCACCAGTAGCCTCCTTCTCCTTACTGGGTTCAACTAAGAGTTGATCCTCTTTAGTGGATTTCTCAACAGATCCAGCAGGTGACAATTTCATTGGCTCTGCTTTCAGAGCCTCTTTATCCTCTGCTGGTTTAGGTTTCTCTGCATCAACTTGCATCTTCTCCTCTTCTGGAGCACTCTCCACTGATGATGTTGGGGAGGGTTTGATTGGTCTTGCGATCCTGTGTTTAGCAACTCCAGTGAGCTGGTACACATCTTCTGCATCTACCTCCTCATAGGCTTCCTGGTGCACCAGGTCTGGCTTGTTCTTCACCTTCTCCCTCAACTCTTGGAGTTCCCGCTCCTCCTCTACACTTAAAGGCCGGTCCTCCATTTCTAGCTTGCGGATTTGCCTCTCGTAATCGGCGATTTCAGCTTCCTGCTCAGCCATAAGCTTGGCCTGGGCATCAAGACCAGGTCTGGCCTCTTCCAACGTGACTGTTACAGTTGGAGTGACAAAAGTGTCCCCTTGCTTTTCTGGTTGCTTGGCCTCAATGGTATCGTTCTTGCTGGGCTCTTCTGCTGTGTCCTTCTCTTCATCTGCTTGAGGGGCGATTTGCTTAAATGTTGAGCCCTCTTTTCCACTGGGAACCGGACCTGCATCTTTCTCCACTGAGATCATAGTGTTGAAGATCTGCATTGGTGGGGATTCCATTGGACTGTGCACATCTGCAGGAGACGGCATGGGACCCGAATACTCACTGAAAACACAGTATCCCTGCTCCTCTAATTGACCCTCACTTTTTGTAACTCGCTGACTCTGGCTGCCCTGAAGCAAATGAGCTAATGAATCGCTCACAAGGGCAGGCATGTCTGCTGGGACTGACTTCCTCCTCATGATCTCAGGGTCAGTGTTCTCAGACATCAGCCTCGATCGATTACCGGCCAAGTCTAGCATTTCAGGTAGATCTGGTGCCATCACAACACCACCATTTTTGCAGGAGTACTTGGTAGGTATAGGAGACTCTGGGGATTCTGACTGTGGACTTGTGGGTTTGACATCACCTACTGTCTCTTGGGGAGGGGAAGTGGTTGGAGTTGGGATGGAAGCAGATGTCTCCAGGATCAGCGGTGGGAAAGAGGGAGGTTTCTCCACTGATGGAGTCGTGATGGGAAGGTAGTCAGCAGATTCATCTAGGCTTCCGCTGGTATAAGACATGATATCAGTTGCTAAGGGGGAGAAGTTCCTGGGACGCCCTTGACCTCCACTCTGATCCATAGCTCCGATGGTGATATTTAGGGAATAGCTTCTTTGTTCCAGGGCCAGTTTTCCGGGAGAGAGTCTGCAGTCATCCCTCGCTTCAGCATGTGGGAAAACGTTTGGCTCCTCTGTTGTACCCTTTTGATTTTCAGGCTTTTCATCCACCTGAGCTAGGGAACTGTAGCTGATTTCTGGAACTGAAACAGCATTTTCTGTCTCATCCAATGCAGCACTAAGCTCATAATAACCTTCGCCTTGGCTTCTGGCTTCATCTGATTTCAGTGTTGTAGTCTCGAAGTAAGCAGACATTCCAGATTTGTCTTTAAATTGCTCTTCATCTTTATCAAAGTTAGGAGAGTCTTTTCCAGGCACTTCTGGAGTTTTGGCACTTGCTGTAATTTCTATCTTCTTGTCTCCAGTAATGATTGATTCTACTTCCAGTGATTTCTCTTCATGTGTTGGAGCTTTACTGAACTTGGGTTCATCTGAAGGAGCGAGATTCTCAATACTGAATGGTGAATCAGCCTTGTGAGCTGAAGCATCCATAGGCTCTTTGGTTTGCCCCTGGCCATTTGGAGGAATAGCAAAATCCTCAGTGCCAATCAGGGTGGGTAACAGGGCGTCTGATATGCCTTTGTCAGGAACAACACTCTGGAAAGACGGCAGGTCTCCAGGATGCACCTCTGACAGCGTGAAGTCCATGCCGACCGGTGAGGTCCTCTCGCCACAGGGCTTCTCTGGGTCCATCTTCACAGCTGAAAGCAAATCTTAAGTGATCTGGTTGTGCTGCATCACTGCGGATTTGCCAGGCCGACCACCACACAGACAAGCAAAGCCCAACACCGCACACGACGTTCAGCATGGCGGATGAAACAAACCAGCACATACCAAGTCAGTGACGCCCGAAGTGATGGTATGGACCAACATGCAAAATGCTGGATGGATGAGATCCACACGTTGATGATGAAAGGTGACTTGGCCTGATACACAGCAACTGTCAGGGCTCCACACATGAATTTGGATGGATTTAATCATATTAAATACAGTTGATATAAACTTGTTTATTAAATACAGCATTAGCACCATTAGAGATTGTAGTGAAAATTGCAGCGAAGTACCCAGAAATTCCAGAGATACAGGACGTTTCAGAAAGTGCTTGCACAACTGATGATGGGTGTCCTGTTTCTGAGGAAACTCTATGTACTTcactatatataaataaattttttttgtgtAAACTATAAATGACATGATCTTGTTCAACAAATCAGAGGGAAAAATCAGCTTGTGAAAGCTTGAACAGTTTGTGAAATCTGTGAATATGTATTTTATctgatataaataaaataatacaaaatTAAAGACTTGGGCATGATACACATTTTAGGTTTTGGAATAAAACTGAATAAATGTCTTGACAATGACAAATAAAAAGGAATGTAAACAAAAAGCtaaataaacacataaaaaacacattGGATTTCAACCAAATCTTGCATTAAATAAAACCACAGCATGCTGTATAGAAACCACCATTCACGAGCAATGGAGCTGGTCAAAAAGACTGAAGAATGAATGAGAGGTGATGCAAAAGCTCAGCCTGGCCGCAGGAGCCGAGAGGAAGCAGTGGAGGAGGCGTCACCAGGAAACAAGACAGCAATCGCACTGAAAAAACAGCAGTTAGGCAAAAGGAGCAAGGAGAGCGGGAAAGGAAAAGAAAAGGTTGAAGCAACACGCAGCCCTGGCCACAGAAGCGGATCACCATCAGGCCTGTGATGCCCGGCAGCAGCAGCAAAGAAGAGGACATACTTCCACACTCCCTCAAGCTTGTGTTTGTCTTTTTCTTTtcccttttttcttttcttttggaAAGCGAGAAGAGAAACATGCAGGCTGAAGAGGGTGGGAGGACACACCTTTATCAGGGTTCTCGAACCTCTCTGGCTCCTCAGTGCTCCCGTTAGGAGCTCCTGAGCCAGCAGTGAGTGCCTGGTTCTCGGCCTGCGGACAGGGCAAAGCCTGGGCCTCGCCTAGCACCTCTGCCTGCTCTAAGAGCTCGGATGGGGATTCCTGCTCAGGCTCCTCCCCACTccacagctcctcctcctcctcctcctcctcctctaagGCTTCTGCAGGagtgtcctcctcttcctcctctgctgCGGAAAGAGCCTCTATGGTCTCTTCTTCTTAACAGACAGGGGGACAGGTGTAACGTCAATACTACGGGACAACACAGACTTGGGCTACAGGCGCTGGAGAGATCGGGACACTTTCAGCTCTGATGAGAATTGAACTAATCTAGACGTTGCATGTGTACTGTTTCAGTATGAATATGGCACGTGGGATCCCCTCAGGTTAATAATAACCATCATTGTATCACTGAGTAGCTTATTATAAAATATGGATACAGTTCTACATCTTAGAAGATTAGCAATCCATTTATcagatatatattatatacagtatCTTAACTTTCACAGTGTAGTGCAGTTTGGGGCTTTAGGGACATCTCCTTTACCATCCTGTCATGTAGgagggggcaggaaggcaaCTTAGATACAGATATGAATGAAGCGTTGAAAATAGTGGTGTAATGATCATAGCTGGCAAGGCCCTTGGAGTGAGGGGTCTTTTTGACTCCTTCTGAGTCACAGTGACTCTCCCTGTTTAGCACTGCAGTGCTTGGGATAACATGACAGTAAACATGTActctccccaccccccacccccagcagCATCCACACTGCTCTCTGGTTAAATCTGTGATGTACCCCCTTATTTAACTGCTCTTCGATTTGTGGGACTACGTGTGTTAATTTTAAATGTTACAACCTTATCTGTGGATGAGGGCACAGTACAAACTCTAGAACTTCAACACCAGTTCTTATCCACGAGGGCGTAGCAGGGTTGTCTAGCTTTGGGACTTAACTGCGTGTGGAGTGCTAGTCTCAAAGCTGTCAAGAGCGAATTTGAGATTGAGACCAAGACGTCCTGCCTGGGCGAGACAGTCCCAAGTTATCAACAAGAGTCTGCAGCTCAGGACGTCTTTAGGAAAGCTACTGGGAGTGATACTGGGAGTGAATGCTGGGAGTGATACTGAGAGTGAATGCTCGGAGTGATACTGAGAGTGATGTTGGGAGTGACACGCTGGTTCAGGGAGTGACACGCTGGTTCTGGGAGTTTTTGACACCCCAGATCAGCTCTCAGCAGACCGTCacagagagggacaggaagATATGGTCTGAGGTAGAGAGCAGGAGGACTGGgggatttttgtgtgtgtgtgtgtgtgtgtgtgtgtgtgtgtgtgtgtgtgtgtgtgtgtgtgcatgaaggcACACACCATCAGGAGAAGAGCTGAAAGTCTTCCTGTGATCTACAGCATGTGTACATCAGCAGGTGGGGAAATGGGTCGGAACCTGAATATGGGGGCGGGGCATGGACAGGTGGGTATGTTTTTGGGCCagatgacagacagacagacagtcggACAGACAGAAAGACGGACAGACCAAACAGGCAGAAGACAGAAATGCACAGCATGCTCAACTGACCTGCTGATGATGCCAGTCATGTGGCTCACACATCTTAACGCCATCAAAGACGACGGCTCCGGGCGTGCCGGGGTGCgtgactacacacaccctctcacaccacGCACGCCTTCTAAACTGAGCCCAATGACTTGTAATGAAATGTCCCAAAAACGCGCAGACAAACAAAAGATAGGGCACGCCCAAGAACAAGGAACGCCCCACAGACAGAGCGCGCACAACACGACAGAAACAGAAGACAGAAGGAAGgggaggctgagagagagagagagagaggggaggaagagtaAGAGAGCAATAGAAGGGGGATAAAGAAAGGAGGAGAGGTCTGGAGAGGGGAGCAGGAGGGGAGGCGGGATGGCGGAGAGGAACCATGCGCGGTTCACCTTCGATCTGCCTAAAAGCTGCAGCCTGCCCTGGTGGGCCCGACCCCGAGAGGGTCCACTCGGGGCTGAATAAGGGGTGGTCATAGTACTCCTCGTCAGAGTAGTAGGGCTCATCCTCGGGCACTGAAACTGAGATGGAGGGGGCGAGGAACTTGCACCTCTCCCGAGAATTTTGGAAGCGGCGGAGAGGCCCTGCCTCCTCCTCATCCCCTACATCTACAAACAGACACAAGGAGAAGGAGCTGCAGGAAAATCCgcacacggagagagagagagagagagagagagagagagagagagagagagagagagggagagatagagacagggggagatggagagagaaagagggagagagacagagtgagagagggagagggtgagagagaaatagggagatggagagataaagagggagagagagacagagaggaagatggagagagaaggagggagagagagagacagagaggaagatggagagagaaagagggagagagagagagacagagagagaggaggagacagaaagagaaaattggggcagacacagggagagagagagcacaaggtggggagaaacaaagagagaaatggggcagatggagagagaaagagagaaaggagcagaaagagaagaagatCAGGGGATACACAAAGTGACAGAAAGTAGAAAAGGACACAAGTGCTCAGGCAGAAAAAAGTGAGGAAGACTAAAAAGGAAGTGGAGAGGAGGCCCAAGGTGAtgaagggcagagagagagaggaagagtacgAAGGAAGAgtatggaggaagagaggagatgcACGGTAGCGGCAAAAAACATAAAGACAGAAAATAGTACCACTGATGCACGATACTGGAGTCAGAGAGACTCAACGAAAGtgagaaagagacacacacacacacacacacacacaacacagatacacacatatacacgagACCAGAAACACAGACATCTGCTGTGGTGGCACCATGTCATTCTCATACAGCATGAAGGAGCTTCACTTTAAAGCTGATATGAAGATCAGATAACATCCTCCAATGAGTGAAAGCCATGGAACCAGGAAGACCCACTGAGTCAATCAGAATTGCTTGAACATTTCCTTCCCATATCCTGATTCTCCAGACTTTCTATAAGACGGTGATTAGCATTACAGTGGAGCAATTTCTGATGGGTCTGATTGGGAGTGGCTCCAGATGGATTAATGCTTGACTGACAGAGCAACAACCCTCTGGACATGAGCATTAATGGCAGGACTAAACAGTCTGGGTTCTCCCGGCCCGGGTGCCTCTCAGGTCcacactgagcatgtgcagagATATAGCAAAGGGCCCTGAAGAAGAGTTTCCATGTTGGTTTCCATGGCAACGTATAAGGTGTCAGAGGATAATCTGAGCACAGTGCAGACCTCCACTGGGTCGACCAGGGAGCTGTTACTACCACTGATGCAGTCAGAGAAATACACCACaatgcacaaacaaacaaacaaacacagaaacaaacacacaagcgCAGGCCCACAACGTTAACACGGCACCGACAAAAACACAGCATGCAGAGAGGAAAGAACAGgaagaatggggggggggggggggggtgttcccaAATCACCCGGGGGTTCATCGAGGGCGGAGCCACAGCTGGTCACATGCAGGGTGGAGGCTCCTGAAGGGGTCAGGAGTGTCGGTACGGAGACAGCGGGGTGATGGTTATGGAGGTGAGGGGACGCTGTTTTGAGTCCGGGCTGGTCTCCCCGGAGACTGTGTGATGAAAGTGAGGGGGCGTGTCCATAACATGTGCCGAGGAcaaatgaggaagaggaggaagtggCCAAGTCAGCGCTGTGCGCACGTCTCCCCCAGTGTGGCGCTCTCTGGCTCCCCCTGCTGGGCAGGAGCTGGCGACTCATTGCGCAGTTGAGGTGACGGCCAGAAAAAAAGCCCTCATGGGACCCGCGATCGAGGAAGATGGAGACACACCCAGACCATGAACTCCATTTACACTCATATCTTTGTGCACgcaaccacacacacgtgcgAGCGTGCACtcacgcccgcacacacacgcaccagccGCTGCAGACACGTACCTTGCTCCAGTGGGCCAAAGTGCTCAGCTgcaggtgagggaggtggagaaggaggcAGGTTGGCAGAATCTTCCactgcgcacgcacgcacacacacacacacacacacacacacacacacacacacacacacacacacacacacacacacacacacacaca encodes:
- the map2 gene encoding microtubule-associated protein 2 isoform X1 → MADGRQPEDSAPQWASLGAQASSSPVGHEENGFSYRSCQPGAASYTRENGFNGDLPSGHAVTAEQVSARIVQEVTAEAVAVLKGEQELHPDTAVRLPSVEDSANLPPSPPPSPAAEHFGPLEQDVGDEEEAGPLRRFQNSRERCKFLAPSISVSVPEDEPYYSDEEYYDHPLFSPEWTLSGSGPPGQAAAFRQIEEEETIEALSAAEEEEEDTPAEALEEEEEEEEELWSGEEPEQESPSELLEQAEVLGEAQALPCPQAENQALTAGSGAPNGSTEEPERFENPDKAVKMDPEKPCGERTSPVGMDFTLSEVHPGDLPSFQSVVPDKGISDALLPTLIGTEDFAIPPNGQGQTKEPMDASAHKADSPFSIENLAPSDEPKFSKAPTHEEKSLEVESIITGDKKIEITASAKTPEVPGKDSPNFDKDEEQFKDKSGMSAYFETTTLKSDEARSQGEGYYELSAALDETENAVSVPEISYSSLAQVDEKPENQKGTTEEPNVFPHAEARDDCRLSPGKLALEQRSYSLNITIGAMDQSGGQGRPRNFSPLATDIMSYTSGSLDESADYLPITTPSVEKPPSFPPLILETSASIPTPTTSPPQETVGDVKPTSPQSESPESPIPTKYSCKNGGVVMAPDLPEMLDLAGNRSRLMSENTDPEIMRRKSVPADMPALVSDSLAHLLQGSQSQRVTKSEGQLEEQGYCVFSEYSGPMPSPADVHSPMESPPMQIFNTMISVEKDAGPVPSGKEGSTFKQIAPQADEEKDTAEEPSKNDTIEAKQPEKQGDTFVTPTVTVTLEEARPGLDAQAKLMAEQEAEIADYERQIRKLEMEDRPLSVEEERELQELREKVKNKPDLVHQEAYEEVDAEDVYQLTGVAKHRIARPIKPSPTSSVESAPEEEKMQVDAEKPKPAEDKEALKAEPMKLSPAGSVEKSTKEDQLLVEPSKEKEATGEDLVQSDLVKAEKPEAQYMEDEIELAEEPEELMEEAKPLKPDDLVPEIMPETEIMGTEKDTIEMEKPETEKLETGEAATDRLEIETPETGTVELEKAETQQVETGKVETELVQTEKVAAEKAESKQAEAEMTRTEVEEKEQEEVQGAEAAVEETAEPRAAIESVVTVEDDFITVVQTIDEREEPSHSVRFSAPPEEEPPQLLQEEEEEEESVEMAQEVELEAASLDEVPDVPESVQAPVCLPKEVPESEGVTESYDDYKDETTMDDSILDSSWVDTQADDDKSLATERIEPLPRTFSPAKKLPTEKQVKQKSKSGRVKGRISTPERKPACKEPVPIQREETKKKKAVIKKVELTKKSDIQSRSPSRKSVLKPAVRHARPPQHHVWAKRKPTVSADGRQPLSAVRQSRDRASTPSSTSLTKIPTSKMWASTLHPVLPNSASPLVEAATCQPHPLWAGPQDSPLLNSHLGKDGGSRSPEKRSSLPRPASILSRRTHPAEQEESSTSITSSGSTAPRRPTSFRTEVRAEHRTGRSPSMTGSVPVRSRSARSGTSTPRTPGSAAVTPGTPPSYSCRTPGTPRTPGTPKSLSLLSQEKKVAIIRTPPKSPATTPKQLRVINQPLPDLRNVRSKIGSTENIKYQPKGGQIQIENKKMDFTHVQSKCGSKDNVKHSPQGGNVQIQSKKLDLSHVTSKCGSLDNIRHKPGGGNVRIESVKLGFKDKAQAKVGSLDNAHHVPGGGHVMIECHKLMFRESAKARVDHGADIVSQSPGASGETSPHRHSHMSSSGSINLLESPQLATLAEDVTAALAKQGL
- the map2 gene encoding microtubule-associated protein 2 isoform X14, which produces MADGRQPEDSAPQWASLGAQASSSPVGHEENGFSYRSCQPGAASYTRENGFNGDLPSGHAVTAEQVSARIVQEVTAEAVAVLKGEQELHPDTAVRLPSVEDSANLPPSPPPSPAAEHFGPLEQEEETIEALSAAEEEEEDTPAEALEEEEEEEEELWSGEEPEQESPSELLEQAEVLGEAQALPCPQAENQALTAGSGAPNGSTEEPERFENPDKAVKMDPEKPCGERTSPVGMDFTLSEVHPGDLPSFQSVVPDKGISDALLPTLIGTEDFAIPPNGQGQTKEPMDASAHKADSPFSIENLAPSDEPKFSKAPTHEEKSLEVESIITGDKKIEITASAKTPEVPGKDSPNFDKDEEQFKDKSGMSAYFETTTLKSDEARSQGEGYYELSAALDETENAVSVPEISYSSLAQVDEKPENQKGTTEEPNVFPHAEARDDCRLSPGKLALEQRSYSLNITIGAMDQSGGQGRPRNFSPLATDIMSYTSGSLDESADYLPITTPSVEKPPSFPPLILETSASIPTPTTSPPQETVGDVKPTSPQSESPESPIPTKYSCKNGGVVMAPDLPEMLDLAGNRSRLMSENTDPEIMRRKSVPADMPALVSDSLAHLLQGSQSQRVTKSEGQLEEQGYCVFSEYSGPMPSPADVHSPMESPPMQIFNTMISVEKDAGPVPSGKEGSTFKQIAPQADEEKDTAEEPSKNDTIEAKQPEKQGDTFVTPTVTVTLEEARPGLDAQAKLMAEQEAEIADYERQIRKLEMEDRPLSVEEERELQELREKVKNKPDLVHQEAYEEVDAEDVYQLTGVAKHRIARPIKPSPTSSVESAPEEEKMQVDAEKPKPAEDKEALKAEPMKLSPAGSVEKSTKEDQLLVEPSKEKEATGEDLVQSDLVKAEKPEAQYMEDEIELAEEPEELMEEAKPLKPDDLVPEIMPETEIMGTEKDTIEMEKPETEKLETGEAATDRLEIETPETGTVELEKAETQQVETGKVETELVQTEKVAAEKAESKQAEAEMTRTEVEEKEQEEVQGAEAAVEETAEPRAAIESVVTVEDDFITVVQTIDEREEPSHSVRFSAPPEEEPPQLLQEEEEEEESVEMAQEVELEAASLDEVPDVPESVQAPVCLPKEVPESEGVTESYDDYKDETTMDDSILDSSWVDTQADDDKSLATERIEPLPRTFSPAKKLPTEKQVKQKSKSGRVKGRISTPERKPACKEPVPIQREETKKKKAVIKKVELTKKSDIQSRSPSRKSVLKPAVRHARPPQHHVWAKRKPTVSADGRQPLSAVRQSRDRASTPSSTSLTKIPTSKMWASTLHPVLPNSASPLVEAATCQPHPLWAGPQDSPLLNSHLGKDGGSRSPEKRSSLPRPASILSRRTHPAEQEESSTSITSSGSTAPRRPTSFRTEVRAEHRTGRSPSMTGSVPVRSRSARSGTSTPRTPGSAAVTPGTPPSYSCRTPGTPRTPGTPKSLSLLSQEKKVAIIRTPPKSPATTPKQLRVINQPLPDLRNVRSKIGSTENIKYQPKGGQVQIQSKKLDLSHVTSKCGSLDNIRHKPGGGNVRIESVKLGFKDKAQAKVGSLDNAHHVPGGGHVMIECHKLMFRESAKARVDHGADIVSQSPGASGETSPHRHSHMSSSGSINLLESPQLATLAEDVTAALAKQGL